In the Oncorhynchus gorbuscha isolate QuinsamMale2020 ecotype Even-year linkage group LG05, OgorEven_v1.0, whole genome shotgun sequence genome, one interval contains:
- the LOC124035812 gene encoding cadherin-15-like, which produces MLAQEMTSRGLAVLCVLVAGLGQVRSSSQAGREDLNPVVLYPWRQRSSGGLSRVKRDWIIPPIRVLENSKQVPENLVQIKSDKIFTGEVIYKLEGPGVDQDPKDLFEIDDKTGWIRSMIPLDREKNRSFTLKAFALSPSGERLENPSTIEIVVLDQNDNRPNFSQKEFAGSVSEFSVPGTSVMSVTATDADDPTTDNAILSYSIIGQESIPPLRINKTMFGINNETGAIYTRDVGLDWEVVKGFRLTLQVADMSGMGLTSFANAVIHVTDINNNPPRFSPDQYTMSAVENKVDFVIGWVNATDNDEPGTGNWETKYTIAKGNPSRNFAIRTDPVTNEGILSVVKALDYETQEVYTLTLTVENVNPLSIKAPKDPVSSATVVVTVVNENEAPRFNKDPIEIVVLESVDPGTVLASNIAYDPDNAKLRYDILRDPEGWLKINHETGEITARKPFNVRSPHVKNNIYNAVIRVTDTDAGGISTTASLVITLRETNDFFPQLFPLMGTVCSESGRETSGLFLTAVDEDLPPHAEPFTFQLQDINVSANWTIIQVNETHAVLRPLVELETGEYSVTVLVTDSGTPSLGAYAQVNVTVCLCGKDGECKTEAAAIFGTRVGVSFIALLVITASIALLLLLLLLAVAVGNCRRHHMKKGEGLLVGESDEDIRDNVLNYDEQGGGEEDENAFNIDLLRNPVDVGPLPISFYPPITGIPRGKQPLRKDYPDNLPSPSYPRKPPADPTDIEDFINDGLEAADHDPNVPPYDTALIYDYESDGSLAGSLSSIASASSDGDQNYDYLNDWGPRFKKLANMYDPR; this is translated from the exons ATGCTGGCACAGGAGATGACATCAAGGGGGTTGGCAGTGCTGTGTGTGCTGGTGGctggccttggtcag GTCAGGAGCAGCAGCCAAGCGGGCAGGGAGGACCTTAACCCAGTGgtcctgtatccatggagacagaggagcagcgGAGGTCTAAGCAGGGTGAAGAGGGACTGGATCATCCCTCCAATCAGGGTGCTGGAGAACAGTAAGCAAGTCCCTGAAAACCTGGTCCAG ATCAAATCAGACAAGATTTTCACCGGAGAAGTGATCTACAAGCTGGAAGGACCAGGGGTTGACCAGGACCCTAAGGACCTGTTTGAGATAGACGATAAAACGGGCTGGATCAGGAGCATGATTCCCctggacagagagaaaaacagaagcTTCACG CTGAAAGCCTTTGCCCTGTCGCCCagtggagagagactggagaatcCCTCCACCATTGAGATTGTAGTGCTGGATCAAAATGATAACCGGCCCAACTTCTCCCAGAAAGAGTTTGCTGGATCCGTTTCTGAATTCTCCGTACCAG GCACATCTGTGATGTCTGTGACTGCAACTGATGCTGACGACCCAACCACAGACAACGCTATCCTGAGCTACTCCATCATTGGCCAGGAGAGCATCCCGCCTCTCCGCATCAATAAGACCATGTTTGGCATCAACAACGAGACAGGGGCCATTTACACACGAGACGTGGGCCTAGACTGGGAG GTGGTTAAAGGTTTTAGGTTGACACTGCAGGTTGCTGACATGTCAGGCATGGGGTTAACCAGTTTTGCCAATGCAGTCATACATGTGACTGACATCAACAACAACCCCCCACGATTCTCCCCAGACCAG TACACTATGTCAGCTGTGGAGAACAAAGTAGACTTCGTGATTGGCTGGGTCAACGCCACAGACAATGATGAGCCAGGGACAGGAAACTGGGAGACCAAATACACTATCGCCAAGGGCAACCCCTCCAGGAACTTTGCCATTCGCACAGACCCTGTGACCAACGAGGGTATTCTGTCAGTGGTGAAG gctCTGGACTACGAGACCCAGGAGGTGTATACTTTGACTCTGACAGTGGAGAATGTGAACCCTCTCAGCATCAAGGCCCCCAAGGACCCCGTAAGCAGTGCCACAGTGGTGGTGACCGTGGTGAATGAGAACGAGGCCCCACGCTTCAATAAAGACCCCATAGAGATCGTGGTTCTTGAGTCTGTGGACCCTGGCACCGTGCTGGCCAGTAACATTGCCTACGATCCTGATAATGCAAAACTCAG GTATGACATACTCAGAGATCCTGAGGGATGGCTTAAAATCAATCACGAGACTGGAGAAATCACAGCCAGGAAACCGTTCAATGTCCGCTCCCCTCACGTCAAGAACAACATTTACAATGCAGTCATCAGAGTCACAGACACAG ATGCTGGTGGAATCTCGACCACAGCGTCTCTGGTGATCACGTTGCGGGAGACCAATGACTTCTTCCCTCAGCTGTTCCCCCTGATGGGGACGGTGTGCAGCGAGTCAGGCCGGGAGACATCTGGTCTGTTCCTGACTGCTGTGGATGAGGACCTGCCCCCTCACGCTGAACCCTTCACCTTCCAACTGCAAGACATCAATGTGTCTGCCAACTGGACCATCATACAGGTCAACG agacTCATGCAGTGCTGCGACCCCTGGTAGAGCTGGAGACAGGGGAATATTCTGTCACTGTGTTGGTGACTGACTCTGGCACCCCTAGTCTCGGTGCATATGCTCAGGTCaatgtgactgtgtgtctgtgtgggaaaGACGGTGAATGTAAGACCGAAGCTGCTGCCATATTCGGAACACGAGTTGGTGTCAGCTTCATCGCCTTACTGGTCATCACGGCCAGCATTGCACTCCTGCTGT TGCTGCTGCTCCTGGCTGTAGCCGTGGGTAACTGCAGACGGCATCATATGAAGAAAGGAGAGGGGCTGCTGGTGGGGGAGTCAGACGAAGACATCCGTGACAATGTCCTGAACTATGACGAGcagggtggtggagaggaggatgag AATGCCTTCAACATTGACCTACTGAGGAACCCAGTGGATGTGGGACCACTCCCAATATCCTTCTACCCTCCCATCACTGGCATCCCCAGGGGAAAGCAGCCACTCAGGAAAGACTACCCAGACAACCTGCCCTCCCCCTCGTATCCACGGAAACCCCCAGCGGACCCCACTGACATTGAGGACTTCATCAATGAT GGCCTGGAGGCAGCAGACCATGACCCCAACGTCCCTCCCTACGACACAGCTCTGATCTATGACTACGAGAGTGATGGCTCCCTGGCAGGCAGCCTGAGCTCCATCGCCTCAGCCAGCTCAGACGGTGACCAGAACTATGACTACCTCAACGACTGGGGACCACGCTTTAAGAAACTGGCCAACATGTACGACCCACGCTAA